In Alkalihalobacillus sp. AL-G, the genomic stretch TCCCACCAATCGGGTTGGTTCAGAACCTGGAGTGTCGACGATGAAGAAATCGTACATAACGTCATGGATCAAACCGGAATAACTGATTTCCAAGACAAAGATATTCAGCAGTTATCTGGAGGGGAGCGGCAACGAGTTTTTTTAGCCCAAGCTCTTGCACAAGAACCTGAAATATTACTGTTGGATGAACCGACAAACCACTTGGACCTCTCCTTCCAAAAGGAACTGTTGGACTTGTTGAAGCAGTGGACGAGAGAACGTGGCTTAACGGTGGTCTCGATTTTTCATGACTTGAATTTGGCCGGATTATATTGTGACCGATTGCTTTTGCTCGAAAAAGGAGTCATTAACGTACAGAATACACCTAGTGAAGTGCTTCGGAAAGAGAGAATTCAAGCAGTCTATAATACAGAGATTGATAAGCAGCCGCATCCAAAAGTTCCAGCACCCCAGATGGTTCTATTACCAGATCAAATGAATGATGAACGCTCTCCTAAGCGTATCGACCAATCATTGTTGGATCTTTCTGATGAACGAATCGTATTACATACTCCCGAACCACTACGGACCATGTCTTCAGGTGTAATCGGAGCCGGGACCGGATGGAACCACACCTTCGTAAACCGTCATGTCGGATTGGACTATAATTGCGAAGACCACCGGAATGAAATGGCTGATTATTTGAATAAGAATGGATTCGAGCCTGCTGATACAGTTGGAATGATGACAGCGGTAATACTTGAGGATGTCTCCTATCGATTTGTCGAGTCAGATGGATTTTCCACTTTTGTCGTCGTTACTGCGGGTGTCGGGAATGCGATCGACGCCTCTAAAAGTGAATTTCACACCTATAACATGCAGCCGGGAACGATCAACACTTGGATTTTTGTCAATGGCGAGATGACGGAGGAAGCGTTCATTCAAGCGATGATAACAGCAACTGAGACCAAGGTGAAAGTGTTGCACGACCAACATGTGATCGATCCAGCCTCTGGAACGCTGGCTACAGGAACTTCGACCGACAGTATCCTGATTGCCGCCACGCAGAAAGGGAAGAAACTAGAATTCGCTGGTACGATCACACCATTAGGGAAGCTGATCAGTAAAGCAGTATATGATTGTACGACTGTAGCTATCCAGAATTATCAGGCACGGAAAAGAAAATGATCCTTCATCACTTGATCGCCATCACACTCGCATTCCTAATCGATTCAGCGATCGGTGATCCACCTTCATGGCCGCACCCGGTCCGATGGATCGGAAAGATGATCAGCGTCATAGAGAAGAGATGGAACACCGGATCTTATCGAAGACAAAAGGGACTTGGAATGCTTATTTTCGTTTTACTGGTTGTTGGTGGAGTTTCGAGCATACTCGTTTGGGTGTGTTATTGGTTACATCCGGCAGTGGGAATCATCGTTGAAGGAATCATCATATCCACTACAATTGCACAAAAGAGTTTGAAAGAAGCGGCTCTAGACGTATATGAACCACTCGATCAAGGTGATTTATTCGAAGCAAGAAAGAAACTCGGGTATATTGTCGGCCGCGATACAGAACAACTAGACGAAGGTGAAATTACACGCGGGACTGTCGAGACTGTGGCAGAAAATACGAGTGACGGGATAACTGCACCTCTATTTTGGGCATTGATTGCCGGAGCTCCATTCGCGATCCTATACAGGGCGATCAATACATGTGATTCCATGGTCGGCTATCGAAATGAAAAATATGCTCAATTTGGCTGGGCATCAGCAAAACTTGATGATGTCGTCAATTGGATTCCAAGCCGACTTACCGCAGTACTTATGTTCGTTTCAGAAAGACCTAAATTGCTCAACCGAAGTAAAGCTTGGCAAATTTTGTTGCGTGACTCGAAAAAACATCCTAGCCCGAACAGTGGATGGGGTGAAGCAGCCGTTGCCGTTTTGCTCGGCGTTCAGCTCGGTGGAGTCAACTATTATGAGGGGATCGTTTCAAACCGGGCGAAAATGGGAGATCTACTTGTCCGGTTGCATAAAGAGCATATCTTGCATGCAAATTCGATTATGGTACGTACATCACTTTTATTTCTACTTCTATTATGGACAGGGGGGTACTTATTGAATTGGCCATCTCATGGTTCAAATCCGAACTACATCTATGAAGCTATGAACCTTCAAATGCCCGAAGATTATATTGATTTCAGCCTGAACATCAATCCACTAGGACCTCCAAGGATACTGAAAGAAAAATGGCTTGAATTTTACGATACGATCATCGATTATCCTGATCCTTATGCAAATACACTTCGTAAGGAAATCTCTAAACAAGAAAACGTTCATAAGGACTCGGTTTTAATAGGGAACGGTGGTGCCGAGCTCATCAACGTAGTGGCGAGAATGCTTTCACGTAAAAGAGTGATGCTTGTTCAGCCTACCTTTTCTGAATACGAGCAATCGTGTCTTACTAGTGATTGTTCGATTCGCTACCATCAGCTTCACGGACCGGATTGGGAATTGAGAGTGGACGACATTGCTGGTACATTACAGGATATCGACGCATTGTTCTTGTGTAATCCGAATAATCCGACGGGAGTGCACTATGCGAAAAAGACGATCGAGCAATTAATTCAAGCATGCCAACATAATGGGTGCTTTCTAATCCTTGATGAAGCGTTTTATGATATGACGGATGGCGGAGACTCTGTTCTATCATTTCTAGAAGAATATCGTAACCTGATTGTCATCCGTTCATTGACGAAAATGTTTGCCGTACCCGGTCTCCGATTAGGCTACATGATCGCACAGCCGACAACCATCCGACAACTGGCAAGCTATCAATCTCATTGGAGTGTCAATGCAATCGCCTTAGCTGCTGGTAGTCTCTGTATTCAAGAAGAAGAGTTCACCGATAAAACGCAGAACTTCATACGTGATGAACGGGAAAAGCTGTTTGCCTTTTATGAAAGGGAAGAGTTTAATGTTTCCCCTTCAGGCGTCAACTTCTATCTTTTAAGGGATCCAGCTTACAACGGTCAGCTTCCTCTATTCCGGTTCTTGCTCCAAAAAGGAATCGTGCCTCGACACACGATGAATTTTCCCGGTCTTGAAGGAAATTGGCTGCGGTTTGCGATCAAGAGTTCAAATGAGAATGATCGGCTCATGGAGGTGTTGAGAACGTGGAAACGACACGCTCGTTGATTTTCATTACCGGAGGGGTCCGGAGCGGCAAAAGCAGTTTCGCTGAAAAATTAGCGATTCAACTTGCAACCGGGTCCTCGAGAAGTCTTCATTACATTGCTACAGGCGAACGATCCGACTCTGAAATGGAAAAACGTATCCAGAAGCACCGTCAGCAAAGAAAAGAAAGTGAAAGCCAATGGACAACATGGGAGCAGCCTAGGAACATCGGTACACTTGCTACGCATTTTTCTGATGATGACATTCTTCTTCTTGATTGTCTGACAACACTTTTGAATAATGAACTGTTCTCAACCGGAGCCGATCAACAAAGCAGTATGAACGCCATTTTACAAGGGATCGAAGCCTTAAGTCGATGCTGCCACACATTGATTATCGTCAGTAATGAGGTGCTCAATGAACCGATTCAGGATAACCAGCTTGTTTTCACCTATAAAAAAGTACTTGGACACCTCCATCAAATGATTGTACAACGTGCATTGCGTGCTTATTTGGTGGAATCTGGGGTTGAGATCGAAATGAAAGGGGAAATTCCATGAAAGGCATCATGATACAAGGTACTGCCTCCGATGTTGGGAAAAGCCTGATCGTTACCGCACTCTGCCGAATCTTGGCCAATGAAGGGGCAAAGGTCGCTCCCTTCAAATCACAAAATATGTCCAACAATTCTTATGTAACGATAACGGGTGAAGAAATCGGGAGAGCTCAGGGTATCCAAGCCGAGGCAGCAAAGACGGAAGCTAACGTATGGATGAATCCGATTCTGTTAAAACCGAGATCTCATCAACAGTCAGAGGTCGTCCTTTTAGGAAAAGCATTGAAATCAATGTCCGGACACGGGTATCGAGATACTTTTTATGAAAGAGGAATCGACGTCATTCAATCAGCTCTTCAGAAGCTTGAAAGGGAATTTGAAATCATAATCATAGAAGGAGCGGGCAGTCCCGCCGAAATCAACTTAAAAGACCGCGAACTTGTGAATATGAAGGTCGCAGAAATCGCAAATGTCCCCGTAATATTGACTGCCGATATCGACCGCGGCGGGGTGTTCGCAAGTATTGTCGGCACACTCGATCTATTGACACCCGATGAGCGGAACAGGGTAAAAGGATTATTCATCAATAAATTTCGCGGTGATATCAGTCTGCTTGAGGAGGGAATAGAATGGCTTGAAGAAAAGACAGGGGTACCGGTTCTCGGTGTGCTTCCCTATATCGACCAACACGGAATTGATGGTGAAGATTCCTTATCACTGCAGAACCAGCTGAAGCACCACGTGAAAAACGAAGTCGACATTGCGGTTATTTATCTTCCTTTCATCTCGAACTACAGTGATATCGAACCTTTTTCATTTGAACCGGATGTCTCGATACGGTGGGTGAAAGATGCATCAGAATTCGGTGAGCCAGACGCAGTCATCATTCCTGGAACGAAAAGCACAATCAATGATTTACAATATTTGAAGGGTTTGCAGATTGATTCACAATTGAAAAAGTATGTCGATGCTGGGGGCACCATCGTTGGAATTTGCGGCGGCTACCAAATGCTCGGAACTGAAATCATTGATGAAGCTGGATCGGATACAGGAGTGAAAGGTCATCAAATAGAAGGGATGGACATTATACAAGCCCAGACCATATTCCACCCGGAAAAAGAAACGGTTCAAGTAAAAGGATCTTATCATCCAAAAACGAATCTATCGACGAAGCGATTGGTCGAAGGGTATGAAATTCATCTAGGAAAGACAGTTCTCACACAAAGCGGAAAATCGTTCCTTCTGATGACTGACAGGAGAGAAGAAGGCTATTATAGCAACGGTGGAAAGGTTATCGGAACCTACCTCCATCACCTTTTCCATAATGATGAATGGAGAAATAAGTGGTTGAATGCAA encodes the following:
- a CDS encoding adenosylcobinamide amidohydrolase, whose product is MLKVKQLTGGYGGSSIVNDISFEVEKGEMFGVLGPNGSGKTTLLKMISGILPYTDGEVVVHGSPLSSYSQKQLAKVIAVLPQHSVQAFSYSVKETVSLGRYSHQSGWFRTWSVDDEEIVHNVMDQTGITDFQDKDIQQLSGGERQRVFLAQALAQEPEILLLDEPTNHLDLSFQKELLDLLKQWTRERGLTVVSIFHDLNLAGLYCDRLLLLEKGVINVQNTPSEVLRKERIQAVYNTEIDKQPHPKVPAPQMVLLPDQMNDERSPKRIDQSLLDLSDERIVLHTPEPLRTMSSGVIGAGTGWNHTFVNRHVGLDYNCEDHRNEMADYLNKNGFEPADTVGMMTAVILEDVSYRFVESDGFSTFVVVTAGVGNAIDASKSEFHTYNMQPGTINTWIFVNGEMTEEAFIQAMITATETKVKVLHDQHVIDPASGTLATGTSTDSILIAATQKGKKLEFAGTITPLGKLISKAVYDCTTVAIQNYQARKRK
- the cobD gene encoding threonine-phosphate decarboxylase CobD, with product MYDCSYPELSGTEKKMILHHLIAITLAFLIDSAIGDPPSWPHPVRWIGKMISVIEKRWNTGSYRRQKGLGMLIFVLLVVGGVSSILVWVCYWLHPAVGIIVEGIIISTTIAQKSLKEAALDVYEPLDQGDLFEARKKLGYIVGRDTEQLDEGEITRGTVETVAENTSDGITAPLFWALIAGAPFAILYRAINTCDSMVGYRNEKYAQFGWASAKLDDVVNWIPSRLTAVLMFVSERPKLLNRSKAWQILLRDSKKHPSPNSGWGEAAVAVLLGVQLGGVNYYEGIVSNRAKMGDLLVRLHKEHILHANSIMVRTSLLFLLLLWTGGYLLNWPSHGSNPNYIYEAMNLQMPEDYIDFSLNINPLGPPRILKEKWLEFYDTIIDYPDPYANTLRKEISKQENVHKDSVLIGNGGAELINVVARMLSRKRVMLVQPTFSEYEQSCLTSDCSIRYHQLHGPDWELRVDDIAGTLQDIDALFLCNPNNPTGVHYAKKTIEQLIQACQHNGCFLILDEAFYDMTDGGDSVLSFLEEYRNLIVIRSLTKMFAVPGLRLGYMIAQPTTIRQLASYQSHWSVNAIALAAGSLCIQEEEFTDKTQNFIRDEREKLFAFYEREEFNVSPSGVNFYLLRDPAYNGQLPLFRFLLQKGIVPRHTMNFPGLEGNWLRFAIKSSNENDRLMEVLRTWKRHAR
- a CDS encoding bifunctional adenosylcobinamide kinase/adenosylcobinamide-phosphate guanylyltransferase, with product METTRSLIFITGGVRSGKSSFAEKLAIQLATGSSRSLHYIATGERSDSEMEKRIQKHRQQRKESESQWTTWEQPRNIGTLATHFSDDDILLLDCLTTLLNNELFSTGADQQSSMNAILQGIEALSRCCHTLIIVSNEVLNEPIQDNQLVFTYKKVLGHLHQMIVQRALRAYLVESGVEIEMKGEIP
- a CDS encoding cobyric acid synthase, translating into MKGIMIQGTASDVGKSLIVTALCRILANEGAKVAPFKSQNMSNNSYVTITGEEIGRAQGIQAEAAKTEANVWMNPILLKPRSHQQSEVVLLGKALKSMSGHGYRDTFYERGIDVIQSALQKLEREFEIIIIEGAGSPAEINLKDRELVNMKVAEIANVPVILTADIDRGGVFASIVGTLDLLTPDERNRVKGLFINKFRGDISLLEEGIEWLEEKTGVPVLGVLPYIDQHGIDGEDSLSLQNQLKHHVKNEVDIAVIYLPFISNYSDIEPFSFEPDVSIRWVKDASEFGEPDAVIIPGTKSTINDLQYLKGLQIDSQLKKYVDAGGTIVGICGGYQMLGTEIIDEAGSDTGVKGHQIEGMDIIQAQTIFHPEKETVQVKGSYHPKTNLSTKRLVEGYEIHLGKTVLTQSGKSFLLMTDRREEGYYSNGGKVIGTYLHHLFHNDEWRNKWLNAIRRQKGLQQKEVNYAAHLREARYDQLADQIKKHLDWGQLKTIMDQWDPRI